In a single window of the Pyrococcus sp. NA2 genome:
- the cobB gene encoding NAD-dependent protein deacetylase, translated as MIKEVARLLVSAKFAIAFTGAGISAESGIPTFRGKNGLWNRYRPEELATPEAFKRNPKLVWEFYKWRIKKILEARPNPAHMALAELEKLGIIKAVITQNVDDLHREAGTENLIELHGNIFRVRCTKCDFKEYVKGKRLLEEILEEDLPKCPNCGSLLRPDVVWFGEPLPEKELNEAFRLAEKSDVIIVIGTSGLVYPAAYVPYIVKESGGTVVEVNIENSAITPIADFFLKGKAGEVLPKIAQEIRRLSK; from the coding sequence ATGATCAAGGAAGTTGCGAGGTTACTCGTCTCAGCTAAATTTGCCATAGCCTTTACCGGGGCAGGTATAAGCGCCGAAAGTGGAATTCCAACGTTTAGAGGTAAGAATGGACTTTGGAACAGGTATAGGCCAGAGGAGTTGGCAACGCCTGAAGCCTTTAAGAGGAATCCGAAACTCGTCTGGGAGTTCTATAAGTGGAGAATCAAAAAGATATTAGAGGCAAGGCCAAATCCCGCCCATATGGCGTTGGCCGAGTTGGAAAAGCTTGGAATAATAAAGGCCGTTATAACCCAGAATGTTGATGACCTGCACAGGGAGGCAGGAACTGAAAACCTGATAGAACTTCATGGAAACATATTTAGAGTTAGGTGCACGAAGTGTGATTTCAAGGAATACGTAAAGGGTAAACGATTACTAGAGGAGATACTTGAGGAGGATCTCCCAAAGTGTCCAAACTGTGGTTCCCTCTTGAGGCCTGATGTTGTGTGGTTCGGCGAACCCTTACCAGAGAAAGAGCTCAATGAAGCCTTCAGGCTGGCTGAAAAGTCTGATGTCATTATCGTGATTGGGACAAGTGGCTTGGTTTATCCAGCAGCTTATGTTCCCTACATAGTCAAGGAATCTGGAGGAACCGTGGTAGAGGTGAATATCGAGAACTCCGCAATAACCCCAATAGCAGATTTCTTCCTAAAAGGTAAAGCAGGAGAAGTGCTTCCAAAGATCGCCCAGGAAATCAGGAGGCTCTCTAAATGA